One stretch of Podospora pseudoanserina strain CBS 124.78 chromosome 4, whole genome shotgun sequence DNA includes these proteins:
- a CDS encoding hypothetical protein (EggNog:ENOG503PR3S) produces MCVQSDWVFTCGHRAFAKFDNCPKFGRGCFGQNGTHQDVYVQDICSDCKLRPLDPNPQAVSNDPYRKKRKIR; encoded by the exons ATGTGTGTGCAATCTGACTGGGTGTTTACCTGCGGCCACCGGGCCTTTGCCAAGTTCGACAACTGTCCCAAGTTTGGTCGTGGTTGTTTTGGTCAAAACGGAACACATCAAGATGTGTATGTGCAAGATATATGCAGTGACTG CAAACTTCGACCACTTGATCCCAACCCGCAGGCCGTGTCGAACGACCCGtacaggaagaagagaaagatcAGGTGA
- the COX15_2 gene encoding Cytochrome c oxidase assembly protein cox15 (EggNog:ENOG503NWB3; COG:O) has product MSLFQLGLRRAATQLSKSSFACGQCLCQQASPAPPSHILKLVAARAPAIRSYATKTKSPIASLSKNIQNEKTSNKTSEKKSSFPETNAKSVGYWLLGSAASVFGIVVFGGLTRLTESGLSITEWRPVTGSLPPMSAEDWDSEFEKYRASPEYKLINPHMDLDEFKKIYFMEWTHRLWGRFIGLSFVIPTIYFIARRKVTPRMAANLVGISALIGFQGFIGWWMVKSGLKDDLFAPGSHPRVSQYRLATHLAAAFACYSWMLLAGLSVFRTHRALGNPAYYTGHFSALKNPALNILRRSVLGLTALIFTTVLSGALVAGLDAGLIYNEFPKMGTGYMPPKAELLDKFYSRKEDGSDIWWRNMLENPSFVQLDHRILAMTTFTAVLALFAYSRTGRVQAAMPPNVRKGVLGLVHLVSLQVALGITTLIYIVPIHLAATHQAGALALLSGALVLGQRLRIPKNTVALVQRQLKQGAQPLKTQALSQKMQEAAKNAATKA; this is encoded by the exons ATGTCCCTCTTTCAGCTCGGGCTGCGTAGAGCAGCTACCCAACTATCCAAATCTTCATTCGCTTGCGGTCAATGTCTATGTCAACAGGCATCAcctgccccgccatcccaCATTCTCAAGCTCGTGGCGGCCAGAGCTCCGGCGATCCGTAGCTatgccaccaagaccaagtcCCCCATAGCCTCCCTCAGCAAGAATATCCAAAACGAAAAGACTTCGAACAAAACCTCTGAAAAGAAATCCTCATTCCCCGAAACCAATGCCAAATCCGTTGGGTACTGGCTTCTTGGTAGCGCCGCTAGTGTCTTTGGTATTGTCGTCTTTGGTGGACTTACACGGTTGACCGAGTCTGG TCTGAGTATCACAGAATGGAGACCCGTCACGGGCTCACTGCCGCCTATGTCCGCCGAGGACTGGGACTCTGAATTCGAAAAGTATCGCGCCTCCCCGGAATACAAGCTCATTAACCCCCACATGGACCTCGACGAGTTCAAGAAGATCTACTTTATGGAATGGACACATCGCCTCTGGGGCCGCTTCATCGGCCTCTCCTTCGTGATCCCGACTATCTACTTCATCGCTCGCCGCAAAGTCACCCCACGGATGGCTGCCAACCTGGTCGGAATTTCTGCTCTTATCGGATTTCAAGGCTTTattggttggtggatggtcAAGTCTGGCTTGAAGGATGATCTCTTTGCTCCCGGCTCGCACCCCCGTGTCAGCCAGTACCGCCTCGCCACTCACCTTGCCGCCGCTTTTGCCTGCTACTCCTGGATGCTTCTCGCCGGTCTCAGCGTCTTCCGCACCCACCGTGCTCTTGGCAACCCCGCGTATTATACCGGGCACTTCTCCGCTCTGAAGAACCCggccctcaacatcctcagGCGCTCCGTTCTCGGCCTCACTGCTCTTATCTTTACCACGGTCCTCTCGGGCGCTCTTGTCGCTGGCCTCGATGCCGGTCTTATCTACAACGAGTTTCCCAAGATGGGCACGGGCTACATGCCGCCCAAGGCCGAACTTCTCGACAAGTTCTACTCCCGCAAGGAAGACGGCTCCGATATCTGGTGGCGCAACATGCTCGAGAACCCTTCATTTGTTCAGCTCGACCACCGCATTCTCGCCATGACCACTTTTACTGCTGTTCTCGCCCTGTTCGCCTACTCCCGCACCGGCCGCGTCCAGGCCGCCATGCCTCCCAACGTCCGAAAGGGTGTTTTGGGGCTCGTTCACTTGGTTTCTCTCCAGGTCGCTCTCGGAATTACCACGCTTATCTACATTGTGCCTATCCATTTGGCAGCCACCCACCAGGCAGGTGCTCTTGCACTCCTTTCGGGCGCCCTCGTTTTGGGTCAACGGCTCAGAATCCCCAAGAATACTGTGGCGCTGGTTCAGAGGCAATTGAAGCAGGGTGCTCAGCCCTTGAAGACACAGGCGTTGAGCCAGAAGATGCAGGAGGCCGCAAAGAATGCTGCCACCAAGGCATAA